The DNA region CGATGGTCGCGTTCATTGCCTTGATCGTTTATTTGATCGCATCCGCGGGCGGCAATGCCGCATTGGCACGCGAAGTCAATGTGGCGCAGGCGTACGAAATGTATCAACAGGACGATGTATTCGTGTTGGATGTCCGCACACAGCAGGAGTGGGATGAATACCACGCTCCGAACACCACGCTCATTCCGTTGGACCAACTTCCGGCACGTTTGAGCGAAGTGCCGAAGGACAAAGAAATTCTGGTCGTCTGCCGCTCCGGCAACCGCAGTCAGGAGGCGCGTGATATCCTGTTGAATGCGGGATACAGCGCCACCAGCATGGCGGGCGGATTGCTCGACTGGCGCGCCAGCGGTTATCCTGTGGAAAGCGGACAATAGAGGATAGACAGGAAAGTAACGTATAATCCGCCACGAATAAAGGAGAGATCTATGTGTATCATCTGTGCATCCATCCCCGCTGTGGCGGCTGTCGGTGCGAAAGTCAATGCGAACCAGTTGAATCAGCCGCAGGAAAAGAGAAAACCGATCGGCAAGATCACCGGGCTGTTGATCGGCTCCTTGATGATCGCCTCGGTCATTTATCACACCCTGCGTTGGCAGGAATAAATTACACGCTGTACCAAAAGGCGCGGATGTGACATCCGCGCCTTTTGGTATATATCGGTATCTCATTGCTTGACATGGCGGTTTAATTCCTTTATACTTATTGAAAATGATTTTCAATAACGGAATGAG from Anaerolineales bacterium includes:
- a CDS encoding rhodanese-like domain-containing protein produces the protein MSRRKNTRRSSLNSRSGLSATLRKPAVQLAMVAFIALIVYLIASAGGNAALAREVNVAQAYEMYQQDDVFVLDVRTQQEWDEYHAPNTTLIPLDQLPARLSEVPKDKEILVVCRSGNRSQEARDILLNAGYSATSMAGGLLDWRASGYPVESGQ